The following proteins come from a genomic window of Lolium rigidum isolate FL_2022 chromosome 5, APGP_CSIRO_Lrig_0.1, whole genome shotgun sequence:
- the LOC124657617 gene encoding 2-isopropylmalate synthase A-like — translation MSSAEKLVIARQLTLLGVDVIDAGFPASSADDFHAVRSIAIEVGNTPVGVSGHIPVIGGLSRCNKSDIDAAWDAVRHARRPRINTFIATSEIHMQHKLRKTPEQVVAIAREMVAYARALGCPDVEFCPEDSGRSNKEFLYHILEEVIQAGATTITIADTVGSNLPFEFGKLIADIKANTPGIDNAIISTHCHNDLGLATANTLAGAYAGARQLEVTVNGIGERAGNASLEEVVMALKCRPELVDGMYTGINTHHITMTSKMVQEYSGLHVQPHKAIVGANAFAHESGIHQDGMLKYKGTYEIISPHDIGLTRVNDSGIVLGKLSGRHAVRSILVELGYEINDNKFEDFFKRYKEVAEKKKRITDEDIKALLSDENLAPETRHTNRNMENRVGSKIVKVQTAIPEQLPEKFGARWQQDAIDVAEEEDELTLPR, via the exons ATGAGCAGTGCTGAGAAGCTCGTCATCGCGCGCCAGCTCACGCTCCTCGGCGTGGACGTAATCGACGCGGGCTTCCCGGCCTCCTCAGCCGACGACTTCCACGCCGTGCGCTCCATCGCCATCGAGGTTGGGAACACGCCCGTGGGCGTTAGTGGCCACATCCCCGTGATCGGCGGCCTCTCCCGTTGCAACAAGAGCGACATCGACGCTGCGTGGGATGCCGTGAGGCACGCCCGACGGCCCCGCATCAACACCTTCATCGCCACGAGCGAGATCCACATGCAGCACAAGCTGCGCAAGACGCCCGAGCAGGTGGTGGCTATTGCCAGGGAGATGGTGGCCTACGCGCGCGCTCTGGGATGCCCCGATGTAGAGTTCTGCCCCGAAGACTCCGGCAG GTCAAATAAAGAGTTCCTTTATCACATTCTAGAGGAAGTCATACAAGCTGGAGCAACAACCATCACAATTGCGGACACTGTTGGCTCCAATCTTCCATTTGAATTCGGCAAATTAATTGCTGACATAAAAGCTAATACTCCCGGGATTGATAATGCCATTATTTCTACTCATTGCCATAATGATCTTGGCCTTGCAACTGCCAACACATTAGCG GGTGCATATGCGGGAGCACGGCAGTTAGAGGTTACTGTTAACGGTATCGGTGAAAGAGCTGGAAATGCTTCATTGGAGGAG GTTGTGATGGCACTTAAATGTCGCCCGGAACTCGTAGATGGGATGTATACTGGAATTAATACCCACCATATTACTATGACAAGCAAAATG GTACAAGAATACAGTGGACTTCACGTACAACCTCATAAAGCTATTGTTGGCGCCAATGCATTTGCTCATGAAAGTGGAATTCATCAG GATGGGATGCTTAAATACAAAGGAACTTACGAAATAATATCACCTCATGATATTGGTTTAACACGTGTCAACGACTCCGGTATTGTTCTTGGGAAGCTCAG TGGAAGGCATGCTGTTAGATCTATACTAGTGGAG CTTGGATATGAGATCAATGACAACAAATTCGAGGATTTTTTTAAACGCTACAAAGAGGTTGCGGAGAAGAAAAAG CGTATAACTGATGAAGACATCAAAGCATTACTATCTGATGAGAATCTTGCGCCAGAAACGCGTCACACGAACAG AAACATGGAGAATAGAGTTGGGAGCAAGATCGTGAAGGTGCAAACTGCAATACCGGAGCAGCTTCCAGAGAAATTTGGAGCCCGGTGGCAACAAGACGCGATCGACGTggccgaggaagaagacgaactCACCCTCCCTCGGTAG